Sequence from the Corallococcus sp. EGB genome:
ACCCGGCGCAGCGTGCCCGCCCGCAGCTGCGCCTCCACCTGCGACTCCAGCACGTACGCCAGGCCCAGGCCGGCCTCCGCCAGGCCCAGCCAGACGCGCTCGTCGTTGGTGGTGACCGTGCCGCGCACCGGCAGCCGCCACGCGCGCGAGCCCTTCTCCAAGTCCCACGGCAGGAGCGCGCCGGTGTTGGACGAGCGGTAGGTGAAGCAGTCGTGCTGGAGCAGGTCCTTCGGCTTCAGCGGCACGCCGTGGCGCTCCAGGTACTCCGGCGCGCCCACCACGATGAAGCGAAACGGAGGCGCGATGCGCACCGCCACCATGTCCCGCTCCAGGTGCTCCTCCAGCCGGATGCCCGCGTCGAAGCCCTCCGCGACGATGTCCGCCTTGCGGCTCTCCACCACCAGGTCCAGCTCCACCTGGGGGTGCCGCTTCCGGAACGAAGCCAGCAGCGGCGCGAGGAGGAACGGCAGCGCGGTGGACGGCAGCGTCAGCCGCAGCGCCCCCGTCAGCGCCCCGGGCTGGGAGGACGCATCCTTGAGCGCCCCCAGGGCCTGCGCCACGCCCGGCCCGGCCTGCTCCACCAACCGCCGTCCCGCCGCCGTCACCGCCACGCTGCGCGTCGTGCGCGACAACAGCGGCACTCCCAGCCGCTCCTCCAGCTGGCGCACCGTGTGGCTCAGCGCGGAGGCGGACACGCCCAGCTCCGCCGCGGCCGCCGCGAAGCTGCGGTGCCGGGCCACGGCGAGAAACTGGTGCAAGGCATTGAGCGGGGTCAGGGCCATTCCTGAGCTTTCCTCAGGAGTCCATCCGGATTCCAGACCTACTCCCGGCAGCCTCTGTTTCCTATCCCTTGGCCTGTCTCGCGAGAGCCGCACCCTTCCCCAGCGCGAGCAGGAGTCACCCATGGCATCCCCCACGCTCTCCTTGTCCGGCCGCGTCGCCGTCATCACCGGCGCCTCCAGCGGCATTGGCGCCGCCACCGCCCTGCGCCTTGCCCGGGACGGCGCGAGCGTCGCCCTGCTCGCACGCCGCAAGGAGCGGCTGGACGCGCTCGTCTCCACCCTCACGCAAGAGGGGGGACGGGCGCTCGCCCTGGGCGCCGACCTGCTGGACGCGCGGTCCGTGAAGGAGGCCGCGAAGGCCATCGCGGGCGAGCTGGGCGTCGTGGACCTGGTCCTCAACAACGCCGGCTACATGCGGCCCACGCCCCTGGAGGCCCACCCCACGGCGGACTGGGAGCGGATGATTGATGTGAACGTGAAGGCCAGCGTCCGCGTCGCGGAGACCTTCGTGGAGCCGCTGCTGGCGGCGGCGAAGGCGGGCGGGCGCTCGGACCTCATCAACGTGTCGTCCGTCATCGCGCAGACGGTGGCCCCGAACTTCAACGTCTACGCGGCCACCAAGGCCGCCGTCACCCACCTGTCCCGCCACCTGCGCGCGGAGCTGGGCCCCCGCTTCGTCCGCGTGATGGCCCTGGAGCCCGGCCTGGTGGACACGGAGCTGCACGACGGCAACACCGACCCGGGCGCGCGGGCCTGGCTGGAGGGTGCCCGGAAGTCGCTCACCTGGATGTCGCCCGAGGAGGTCGCGGGCATCATCGCCTTCGCCACCGCCCAGCCCCGGCACATCAACTTCCAGCAGCTCACCCTCATGCCCACCCAGCAGCCCTGAGCCGTACCCCACGCCTGTTGCCGAGGTGGCCTTCAGCGTGCCATGCAGGCGCCTTATGTCCTTTCTGCATCAGGCGCTGGTGTTCCTGGCCGCCACGGTCATCGCCGTGCCCCTCTTCAAGAAGCTGGGACTGGGGTCCGTGCTGGGCTACCTGGCGGCGGGCGCGGCCATCGGGCCGTATGGCGCGGGGCTCGTGTCCGACGTGGAGAACATCCTCCACATCGCGGAGCTGGGCGTGGTGCTGCTCTTGTTCGTGATTGGCCTGGAGCTGCAGCCGTCGCGCCTGTGGAGCCTGCGCCGCAACGTGTTCGGCATGGGCGGCGCGCAGGTGGTGCTGACGGGCGTGCTGCTCGCGGGCGTGGGCAAGGCGCTGGGGCTGTCCTGGGGCGCGGCCATCATCGCGGGCTTCGGCCTGTCCCTGTCCTCCACCGCGTTCGCGCTCCAGCTGCTCGCGGAGAAGAACCAGCTCACCACCGAGCACGGCCAGCTGGCCTTCGGCATCCTCCTGTTCCAGGACCTGGCCGTCATCCCGCTGCTGGCCGCGCTGCCGCTTCTGGGCACCTCCGACACGCCGTCCACGGAGGCCGGGTGGCTGGTGGCCCTGAAGGCCGTGGGCGCGGTGGTGCTGGTGGTGCTGGCGGGCCGCTACCTCCTGCGGCCGGTGTTCCGCGCGGTGGCGTCCGTGCACAGCCAGGAGCTGTTCACCGCGACGGCGCTGCTCGTCGTCGTGGGCACCGCGTCGCTGGTCAGCGCGGTGGGGCTGTCCATGGCGCTGGGCGCCTTCCTCGCGGGCGTGCTGCTGTCGGAGTCCGAGTACCGCCACGAGCTGGAAGCGGACATCGAGCCCTTCAAGGGCCTGCTCCTGGGCCTGTTCTTCATCGCCGTGGGCATGTCCGTGAACCTGGAGCTGCTCGCGCGCGAGCCCCTGCGCGTGCTGGCGCTGGTGCTGGGCCTCACCTTCCTCAAGGCGCTGGTGCTGTACGGCCTGGGGCGCGTGGGGCTGAAGAAGCCGGGCTCCGCGGAGAGCCTGGCGGTGGTGATTTCGCAGGGCGGTGAGTTCGCCTTCGTCCTCTTCTCCCTGGCGGTGTCCTTCCACGTGATGGACCGCGAGCAGGCGGACCTGCTGGTGCTGGTGGTGGGCCTGTCCATGGTGGTGACGCCGTTCCTGTCCGCCATCCACGAGCGCTGGGTGGCGCCGCGCTTCAAGCAGAAGGGCCCGCAGCGCGAATACAACGTGGCCCCGGAGGAGGACCACCCGGTCATCATCGCGGGCATGGGGCGCGTGGGACAGGTCGTGGCCCGCCTGCTGCGCGCCCGGCGCATCGGGTTCACCGCCATTGACGCGAGCGCGGAGCACATCGACTTCATCCAGCGCTTCGGCAACCAGGTGTTCTACGGCGACGCGTCCCGGCTGGACCTCTTGCGCGCGGCCCGCGCGGAGAAGGCCCGGGTGTTCGTGCTGGCCATCGACGACATGGCCGCGTCCCTGCGCACCGCGCAGATGGTGAAGGAGCACTTCCCGCACCTGACCATCTACGCGCGGGCGCGCAACCGCGAGCACGCCTACCGCCTGCTGGACATGGGCGTCACCCATCTGATCCGCGAGACGTTCGACGCGAGCCTCGTCATGGCCGGCGACGTGCTCCAGGAGATGGGCCTCACCTTCGCGGAGGCCCGCCGCTCCGTGGAGCGCTTCCGCGAGCACGACGAGTCCCTGATGCGGGAGACCGCCAAGGTCTTCAAGGACGAGAAGAAGATGATGGAGGTCATCGTCCGCGCGCGCCGTGAGCTGGAGCAGCTGTTCGAAAAGGACGAAGCCGAGCAGAAGTCGGCCTGAGGGACACGCCCATGAGCGCCGACGCGTCCGCTGGCTCCTCGAAGTCCTCCTCGCGCCTCTACCTGTGGGTGCTGGCCGCCATCTTCGCGGGGGGCCTGCTGGGCCACCTGGCGCCGTCCACGGCGGTGAAGCTCAAGCCGCTGGGCGACGGGTTCATCGCGCTGGTGAAGATGCTCATCTCCCCGGTCATCTTCCTGACCGTGGTGCTGGGCGTGGCCAACGTGGCGGACATGAAGAAGGTGGGCCGGGTGGGCGGCAAGGCGCTGCTCTACTTCGAGGTCGTCTCCACGTTCGCGCTCTTCATCGGCGTGCTGGTGGTGAGGGTGCTCAAGCCCGGCTCCGGCTTCAACGTGGACCCTCGCACGCTGGACGCGGGCGCCGTGGCCCGCTTCGCCCAGCAGGCGCATGACCAGTCCACCGCGGGCTTCCTGCTGCACATCATCCCGCGCACCTTCGTGGACGCCTTCACCGGCGAGGGCGACCTGCTCCAGGTGCTGCTGCTGGCGCTGCTCTTCGGCTTCTCGCTCACGGCCATTGGCGCCACGGCGAAGCCCGTGGTCGTCCTCCTGGAGGCGCTCTCCCAGGCCTTCTTCCACATGATCCGCACGGTGATGAAGCTGGCGCCCATTGGCGCGGGCGCGTCCATGGCCTTCACGCTGGGCGCCTACGGCGTCACCAGCCTGGGGCCGCTCTTGCGCCTCATGGGGTGCTTCTACCTGGCGTGCGTGCTCTTCGTCGTCGGCGTGCTGGGCCTGGTGGCGCGGCTGAATGGCTTCTCCATCCTCAAGTTCCTGCGCTACATCCGCGCGGAGCTGCTGCTGGTGCTGGGCACGTCGTCGTCGGAGTCCGCGCTGGTGCCGCTGATGCAGAAGCTGGAGCGGCTGGGGTGCTCGAAGTCCGTGGTGGGGCTGGTGGTGCCCAGCGGCTACTCCTTCAACCTGGACGGCACCAACATCTACCTCACCATGGCGGCGCTGTTCGTGGCCCAGGCGCTCAACGTGGAGCTCACCTTCACCCAGACGGCCACGCTGCTGGGCGTGGCGATGCTCACGTCCAAGGGCGCCTCCGGCGTGACGGGCGCGGGCTTCATCACCCTGGCCGCCACGCTGGCGGTGGTGCCGTCCGTGCCGGTGGCGGGGCTGGCCCTCATCCTGGGCATCGACCGGTTCATGAGCGAGGCGCGCGCCATCACCAACTTCATTGGCAACGGCGTGGCCAGCATCGTCGTGTCCCGGTGGGAGAACGAGCTGGACCGCGAGCGGCTGCGCGCCGAGCTCGACGGCCGGTCCGTCCCGGAGGTCCCGCCGGCCGACGCGGGGACGCCGGCCTGAGCCCCCGGGCCCTGATTCAGGGGTGCGCCACCGCGTCGCGCACCGCGGCCTTCAGCACGTCCAGGTCCACCGGCTTGTCCAGCAGCTGCCGGGCGCCCAGCCGCAGCGCCTCCGCGTGCGTCTCCTCGTCCGCGAAGGCGCTGAGCAGCAGCACGGGGCACGTGACGCCCTGCGCGCGCAGCCGCCCGAGCGCCTCCAGCCCGGTGCGCCCCGGCATGCGCACGTCGCTGACGATGAGGTCCGGCGGAGCGAGCGAGCCGCCGTGGCCCTGCATCATCGCCACGTAGTCCCCCAGCTCGAAGCCGTCCTCCACCTCCACCACCGTGTAGCCCGAGCGCGTCAGCGTGCGCACCAGCATCGCCCGCATCGCGTCGTCGTCCTCGGCCACCAGGATGCGCACGGCGGGCGCCGCTTCTTCGTGTGGAGGTGCGTTCGACATCTGGGTGCGGAAGGAGCACGGCGCATGCCACGCCCCTGCGTTCCATGGCTTGAAGGGACGTGGATCCGTCGTGCCGCATGCGGTCCCGGGGCATCCTGCCCCCACCGGGGCAATGTGCCCCAGGCATGCATGGCCATTCCGCCTCGCGTTGGCAGCGCCCTACTCGGGGACGGGGGTTGGCACGGCGGATGCTCTAGCCCTTGTCAGCCCCGCACCTCACTTCTCGCGGGCCCATACGGAGTCTCTCCATGAAGCGCACGTCCGCCCTGGTCCTCGGTCTCTCCCTGTCCCTCGCCTCCATGGGCGCGTTCGCCGCCGCCCCCAAGTCCACCAAGAGCGCGCCCGCCCAGACCCAGCCGAAGGCCGGCGCCAAGGCGAAGAAGGCGAAGCAGCCGGCCGGCCAGAAGGCCTCCGCCGCCCCGGCCGAGGGCTCGGGCAGCAACTAGCCAAACCCCGTCGTGACGCAGCACCCGCGGTACCCGTAGCGTACCTCCCCGGTCCGTGTGTTCCTTCCCCCTCACGCACGAACCGGGGGTTGCCTTTTCGTGAAGCTCGCTCGCAAGTTCACCCTGGCCCTGGTGCTGCTCGCCGTCGCGGTGATGGCCGGCCTCCAGGCGTTCCAGGTCAACCGGGAGCTCGCGCGGTCGGAGATCGACTCGCAGCACGACCACCGCCTGCTCGGCCACACGCTGGCCGGCTCCATTGGCAAGGCGTGGCAGCTGGCGGGCGAAGCCGAAGCGCTCACGCTCCTCAACCAGGCCAACCGCTTCCAGGAGCAGGTGCGGCTGCGCTGGGTGTGGCTGGATGGCGGGCCGGGCTCCGGCTTCGCGCCGGCGCTGCCCCCGGCCCTGCTGGCCAGCCTGCGCGAGGGGCACGATGGCTGGTTGATGGACACGTCCAACAGCCCGGGCGTGCTGCGCTCGTACACGCCGGTGTTCCTGGGCCGGCGCATGGGCGCCATCGAAATCACCGAGTCCCTGTCCGAACAGGAGCAGCACGTGCGCACCACCGTGCTGGGCACCTTCATCGCCACGGCGGCGCTGTCCGTGTTCTTCCTCCTGGCCGCCATGGCCATGGGCCGCAGGCTGGTGGGCCGGCCCGTGGAGCAGCTGGTGCACCTTGCGGGGCGCATTGGCGAGGGCGACCTCACCGCGCGCGTCCCCCTGCGGCGCGAGCAGGGCGACGAGCTGACGACCCTGGCGGTGGCCATGAACCGGATGGGTGAGCAGCTGGAGGAGACGCGGGCGCGGCTGGCGTCGGAGACGCAGGCGCGCCTGGCCACGGTGGAGCACCTGCGCCACGCGGACCGGCTCACCACCGTGGGCAAGCTCGCCTCCGGCGTGGCGCATGAGCTGGGCACGCCGCTCAACGTCGTCATGGGCCGCGCGAAGATGGTCTCCTCCGGCGAGGCGGAGGGCGACGAGGTGAACGAGTGCGCCCGCATCATCTTCCAGCAGGCGCAGCACATGACCGGCATCATCCGGCAGCTCCTGGACTTCGCACGGCGCCGCGCGCCGTCCCGGGCGCCGGAGGACCTGTCGCTCCTGGCGGAGCGCACCCTGCAGCTGCTCAAGCCCATGGCCACCAAGCGCAGCGTGACGCTGTCCCAGGAGGTGCCCCCGGGCTTCATCGTGGAGGTGGACGCGGGGCAGTTCCAGCAGGTGCTCACCAACCTGGTGATGAACGGCCTCCAGGCGACGAACCGGCCCGGCACCCTGCGGGTGCGCTCGCAGGTGCTGCGCGCCACGCCGCCCGCGGACGTGGGCGGCCCGGAGCAGGACTGGGTGCGGCTGGACGTGGAGGACGAGGGCTCGGGCATCCCGCCGGACGTGCTGCCCCACGTCTTCGAGCCCTTCTTCACCACCAAGGACGTGGGCGAGGGAACGGGGCTCGGATTGTCCGTCTCCTATGGGATGGTGCGGGACCACGGCGGCTGGATTGACGTGAAAAGTGAACCAGGCCGTGGGAGTTGTTTCTCCATCTACCTGCCGCCAGGGACGCACGCATGCCAGGCCGCATCCTGATTGTCGAAGACGAGCGCGAGATGCGCACGATGGTGGAGAAGGGCCTCCAGCGCCGGGGCTTCCAGCCCCTGGCCGTGGCCGCCGCGGACGAGGCCCTCCAGCGGCTGGCCGCCGAGGACTTCGACACCGTCCTCACCGACCTGCGCATGCCGGGCATGGACGGCCTGGCGCTGTGCGAGCGCATCGTGCTCAACCGGCCGGACATCCCCGTGGTGGTCGTCACCGCCTTCGGCAGCCTGGAGACGGCGGTGGCCGCCATCCGCGCGGGCGCCTACGACTTCATCACCAAGCCCATCGACCTGGACGCCCTGGTGCTGGTGCTGGAGCGCGCCGTGCAGCACCGCGCCCTGCGCGCGGAGGTGCGCCGGCTGCGCCAGGCCCTGGATCAGCGCCAGGACGACGGCGCGCTCGTGGGAGAGAGCCCCGCGCTCAAGCAGGCGTACGCGCTCATCGACCGGGTGGCGGACGTGGACGCCACGGTGCTGATCACGGGCGAGAGCGGCACGGGCAAGGAGGTGGCCGCGCGCGCCCTCCACGCGCGGGGCCGGCGCAGGGAGGGGCCCTTCGTGGCCATCAACTGCGCGGCCATGCCGGAGCAGCTCCTGGAGAGCGAGCTGTTCGGCCACGCCAAGGGCGCCTTCACCGACGCGAAGGCGTCGCGCACCGGCCTCTTCATCAAGGCCAACGGCGGCACGCTGTTCCTGGATGAGGTGGGCGAGCTGCCCATGACGCTCCAGCCGAAGCTGCTGCGCGCGCTCCAGGAGCGCGTGGTGCGCCCGGTGGGCGGCGACACGGAGATGCCCTTCGACGCGCGCATCGTCGCGGCGACCAACCGCGACCTGGAGCTGGCGGTGGAGGAGAACCGCTTCCGCGAGGACCTCTACTACCGGCTCAACGTCATCGGCCTGGAGCTGCCCCCGCTGCGCGCTCGCGGCAACGACGTGCTGCTCCTGTCGCAGCGCTTCGTGGAGCAGTTCGCGTCCCGCACGGGCAAGACGGTGGTGGGGCTGTCCCCCGCCGCCGCGCAGCGCCTGCTGGCCTACGGCTGGCCGGGCAACGTGCGCGAACTGCAGAACTGCATCGAGCGCGCCGTGGCGCTCACGTCCTTCGAACAGCTCACCGTGGACGACCTGCCGGAGCGCATCCGCAACTACAGCACGCCGCGCGTGGTGCCGGAGAACACGGACCCGTCGGAGCTGGTGACGCTGGAGGAGCTGGAGCGCCGCTACATCCACCGCGTGCTGGAGGCGGTGGGCGGCAGCCGCACGCTCGCCGCGCGCATCCTGGGCGTGGACCGCAAGACGCTCTACCGCAAGCTGGAGCGCGGCGACGCCGAGGCCCGCGAGGCCAAGGAGCCTCGGGAAGCGAAGAAGCCCTGAGGCGGGGTGGCGTCCACCCCCTTCCTTCCCAGCTCTTGAGAGCGGCGCCATCCGCTCCGGTCACAACCCTCCACCGGGGCCACCCGCCAGGGAGGGCCGGACGGGGGTGTGCCGCAGGGAACGCGGCTCATCCCTCCGGGCGGGCCCCCGCTTCGCGTTTCGCGCGCTATGGTTCCGGGAGGATGCGCCCCGTCCCCCTCCAGAGCCGTGTCTTCTGTCGCATGGCGGACCTCTCCCAGGGCCTGGGCGACAAGAACGTCACAGACCCGTTCCCTCCTGGAGGTTCCTCCCTACCCTCGGAAATCCAC
This genomic interval carries:
- a CDS encoding dicarboxylate/amino acid:cation symporter; the protein is MSADASAGSSKSSSRLYLWVLAAIFAGGLLGHLAPSTAVKLKPLGDGFIALVKMLISPVIFLTVVLGVANVADMKKVGRVGGKALLYFEVVSTFALFIGVLVVRVLKPGSGFNVDPRTLDAGAVARFAQQAHDQSTAGFLLHIIPRTFVDAFTGEGDLLQVLLLALLFGFSLTAIGATAKPVVVLLEALSQAFFHMIRTVMKLAPIGAGASMAFTLGAYGVTSLGPLLRLMGCFYLACVLFVVGVLGLVARLNGFSILKFLRYIRAELLLVLGTSSSESALVPLMQKLERLGCSKSVVGLVVPSGYSFNLDGTNIYLTMAALFVAQALNVELTFTQTATLLGVAMLTSKGASGVTGAGFITLAATLAVVPSVPVAGLALILGIDRFMSEARAITNFIGNGVASIVVSRWENELDRERLRAELDGRSVPEVPPADAGTPA
- a CDS encoding LysR family transcriptional regulator, with translation MALTPLNALHQFLAVARHRSFAAAAAELGVSASALSHTVRQLEERLGVPLLSRTTRSVAVTAAGRRLVEQAGPGVAQALGALKDASSQPGALTGALRLTLPSTALPFLLAPLLASFRKRHPQVELDLVVESRKADIVAEGFDAGIRLEEHLERDMVAVRIAPPFRFIVVGAPEYLERHGVPLKPKDLLQHDCFTYRSSNTGALLPWDLEKGSRAWRLPVRGTVTTNDERVWLGLAEAGLGLAYVLESQVEAQLRAGTLRRVLEEYAASVPGLFLYFPSRTQVSPALRAFLEHAREVLTPPARKKGR
- a CDS encoding sigma-54 dependent transcriptional regulator, whose amino-acid sequence is MPGRILIVEDEREMRTMVEKGLQRRGFQPLAVAAADEALQRLAAEDFDTVLTDLRMPGMDGLALCERIVLNRPDIPVVVVTAFGSLETAVAAIRAGAYDFITKPIDLDALVLVLERAVQHRALRAEVRRLRQALDQRQDDGALVGESPALKQAYALIDRVADVDATVLITGESGTGKEVAARALHARGRRREGPFVAINCAAMPEQLLESELFGHAKGAFTDAKASRTGLFIKANGGTLFLDEVGELPMTLQPKLLRALQERVVRPVGGDTEMPFDARIVAATNRDLELAVEENRFREDLYYRLNVIGLELPPLRARGNDVLLLSQRFVEQFASRTGKTVVGLSPAAAQRLLAYGWPGNVRELQNCIERAVALTSFEQLTVDDLPERIRNYSTPRVVPENTDPSELVTLEELERRYIHRVLEAVGGSRTLAARILGVDRKTLYRKLERGDAEAREAKEPREAKKP
- a CDS encoding response regulator — encoded protein: MRILVAEDDDAMRAMLVRTLTRSGYTVVEVEDGFELGDYVAMMQGHGGSLAPPDLIVSDVRMPGRTGLEALGRLRAQGVTCPVLLLSAFADEETHAEALRLGARQLLDKPVDLDVLKAAVRDAVAHP
- a CDS encoding monovalent cation:proton antiporter-2 (CPA2) family protein produces the protein MSFLHQALVFLAATVIAVPLFKKLGLGSVLGYLAAGAAIGPYGAGLVSDVENILHIAELGVVLLLFVIGLELQPSRLWSLRRNVFGMGGAQVVLTGVLLAGVGKALGLSWGAAIIAGFGLSLSSTAFALQLLAEKNQLTTEHGQLAFGILLFQDLAVIPLLAALPLLGTSDTPSTEAGWLVALKAVGAVVLVVLAGRYLLRPVFRAVASVHSQELFTATALLVVVGTASLVSAVGLSMALGAFLAGVLLSESEYRHELEADIEPFKGLLLGLFFIAVGMSVNLELLAREPLRVLALVLGLTFLKALVLYGLGRVGLKKPGSAESLAVVISQGGEFAFVLFSLAVSFHVMDREQADLLVLVVGLSMVVTPFLSAIHERWVAPRFKQKGPQREYNVAPEEDHPVIIAGMGRVGQVVARLLRARRIGFTAIDASAEHIDFIQRFGNQVFYGDASRLDLLRAARAEKARVFVLAIDDMAASLRTAQMVKEHFPHLTIYARARNREHAYRLLDMGVTHLIRETFDASLVMAGDVLQEMGLTFAEARRSVERFREHDESLMRETAKVFKDEKKMMEVIVRARRELEQLFEKDEAEQKSA
- a CDS encoding SDR family oxidoreductase translates to MASPTLSLSGRVAVITGASSGIGAATALRLARDGASVALLARRKERLDALVSTLTQEGGRALALGADLLDARSVKEAAKAIAGELGVVDLVLNNAGYMRPTPLEAHPTADWERMIDVNVKASVRVAETFVEPLLAAAKAGGRSDLINVSSVIAQTVAPNFNVYAATKAAVTHLSRHLRAELGPRFVRVMALEPGLVDTELHDGNTDPGARAWLEGARKSLTWMSPEEVAGIIAFATAQPRHINFQQLTLMPTQQP
- a CDS encoding sensor histidine kinase → MKLARKFTLALVLLAVAVMAGLQAFQVNRELARSEIDSQHDHRLLGHTLAGSIGKAWQLAGEAEALTLLNQANRFQEQVRLRWVWLDGGPGSGFAPALPPALLASLREGHDGWLMDTSNSPGVLRSYTPVFLGRRMGAIEITESLSEQEQHVRTTVLGTFIATAALSVFFLLAAMAMGRRLVGRPVEQLVHLAGRIGEGDLTARVPLRREQGDELTTLAVAMNRMGEQLEETRARLASETQARLATVEHLRHADRLTTVGKLASGVAHELGTPLNVVMGRAKMVSSGEAEGDEVNECARIIFQQAQHMTGIIRQLLDFARRRAPSRAPEDLSLLAERTLQLLKPMATKRSVTLSQEVPPGFIVEVDAGQFQQVLTNLVMNGLQATNRPGTLRVRSQVLRATPPADVGGPEQDWVRLDVEDEGSGIPPDVLPHVFEPFFTTKDVGEGTGLGLSVSYGMVRDHGGWIDVKSEPGRGSCFSIYLPPGTHACQAAS